In the Haloferula helveola genome, one interval contains:
- a CDS encoding sialate O-acetylesterase, giving the protein MKPIHQTFAAVGGLALLATSAVQGADIPDPDGKPADMTKPVQVFILMGQSNMVGAGKVKGDKEGTLEFAVKNENLYPFLVDDAGAWTTRQDVRYVRYMTGRMLKNDWMSVSEGKIGPELGIGAQLGTAMEEPVMVLKSCIGNRSLGWDLLPPGSKGYDFTETDKKTGKEVTYTYAGYKESPLRWEKGSEPEPIGWYAGKQWDTDIADAKKVLEDFNTYYPDAKGYEVAGFFYWQGDKDRYNLAHATKYEENLVNFIKALRETFDAPDAKFVCATLGQAEKGKATGNDALILEAQLAVDGESGKHPEFKGNVATVYTNPISQGGASNGHYGGNAKTYMDVGLAMGEAMVKLLKD; this is encoded by the coding sequence ATGAAACCAATCCACCAGACTTTCGCCGCCGTCGGCGGCCTCGCACTTCTCGCGACCTCCGCGGTCCAAGGCGCAGACATCCCGGATCCGGACGGCAAGCCGGCCGACATGACCAAGCCGGTTCAGGTCTTCATCCTGATGGGCCAATCCAACATGGTCGGCGCCGGCAAGGTGAAGGGCGACAAGGAAGGCACGCTCGAGTTCGCCGTGAAAAACGAGAACCTCTACCCTTTCCTGGTCGATGACGCCGGAGCGTGGACGACCCGTCAGGACGTCCGCTACGTCCGCTACATGACCGGCCGGATGCTGAAGAACGACTGGATGTCGGTTTCCGAAGGCAAGATCGGTCCGGAACTCGGCATCGGCGCCCAGCTCGGCACCGCGATGGAGGAGCCGGTGATGGTACTCAAGAGCTGCATCGGCAACCGCAGCCTCGGCTGGGACCTCCTGCCTCCGGGCAGCAAGGGCTACGACTTCACCGAAACCGACAAGAAGACCGGCAAGGAAGTCACCTACACCTACGCCGGCTACAAGGAGTCGCCGCTGCGCTGGGAAAAAGGCAGCGAGCCCGAGCCAATCGGCTGGTACGCCGGCAAGCAGTGGGACACCGACATCGCCGACGCCAAGAAGGTGCTCGAAGATTTCAACACCTACTACCCGGATGCCAAGGGCTATGAGGTCGCCGGCTTCTTCTACTGGCAGGGTGACAAGGACCGCTACAACCTGGCCCACGCGACCAAGTATGAGGAAAACCTGGTGAACTTCATCAAGGCGCTCCGCGAGACCTTCGACGCGCCCGACGCCAAGTTCGTCTGCGCGACGCTCGGTCAGGCCGAGAAGGGCAAGGCGACCGGCAACGACGCGCTGATCCTTGAGGCCCAGCTCGCGGTTGATGGTGAGTCCGGCAAGCACCCGGAGTTCAAGGGCAACGTCGCCACCGTCTATACCAACCCGATCTCGCAGGGCGGAGCTTCGAACGGTCACTACGGCGGCAACGCCAAGACCTACATGGACGTCGGCCTCGCCATGGGTGAGGCGATGGTCAAGCTGCTGAAGGACTGA
- a CDS encoding IPT/TIG domain-containing protein — MKKAVFLFLLPALAEAAPVISSFNPPTAPTTGNIQVTINGTGLDDNDPPLGNEDPTVTVGGQMATIIGDPSPNQLTFLLPPGQGANVQVKVTLDGEQGSGFFSYQPPSINVGGVSGSSPTQGGGTFTITGSNFGLNGSVTVGTGAASITSWSHGSITAQAPAGQGTNLPVTVIAGGQSSGPTGQFSYQPPTIVGVTAAALPTAGGVPVTLNGTNFGTVATLDFNSVTIPVDSQTQNTLSFTLPPGEGFDIPVEVTVGGQTSPTFDFDYDPPTILGISPATGPSPVATEITLTGSNFGLSPTVIFGASAGVVVSSTHEEIVFTRPPGEVGSLEVVVSAAGQLSDHTHFLSTPLTSPPGYYIDTVNGQIVPAPPGRYAPNPDMTTAFDAPPGHYTPVPGMSQAIPASPGYYVNIIGSPEQFPAPAGTYTDAPGSLTPDPADAGHYTPVDGMRAQIPADPGFYVTNSGSDQQTPAPAGRYATGPMATIANLAEAGTYAPIEGMRDAIPAPAGTYASAAGLTSVLPVPPGFESTDGASLTPLPQIQIVGAEKLTSGDFELTFSTNTTDNYGIFYTEDLVNFTLIQTVPGTGADVQVAVTPPNPAATRRFWVVGPVQVPAN; from the coding sequence ATGAAGAAAGCGGTCTTCCTTTTCCTCCTCCCCGCGCTGGCCGAGGCAGCGCCCGTGATCAGTTCGTTCAACCCGCCGACCGCACCGACGACCGGCAACATCCAAGTGACGATCAACGGAACCGGGCTCGATGATAACGACCCTCCCTTGGGAAACGAAGACCCGACCGTGACGGTCGGCGGGCAGATGGCGACCATCATCGGCGACCCCTCCCCCAACCAGCTCACCTTTCTCCTACCGCCCGGCCAAGGAGCCAACGTCCAGGTCAAGGTCACGCTCGACGGCGAACAAGGCAGCGGGTTCTTTTCCTATCAGCCCCCCAGCATCAATGTCGGCGGAGTCAGCGGCTCGTCGCCCACCCAGGGCGGCGGCACCTTCACGATTACCGGCTCCAACTTCGGGCTCAACGGATCCGTCACGGTGGGTACGGGCGCCGCGAGCATCACCAGCTGGAGCCACGGCTCGATCACCGCACAGGCCCCGGCCGGTCAGGGGACCAATCTTCCTGTCACCGTGATCGCCGGCGGCCAGTCCAGCGGACCGACAGGACAGTTTTCCTACCAGCCCCCGACCATTGTCGGCGTCACCGCCGCCGCACTGCCAACCGCGGGCGGTGTCCCGGTCACGCTGAACGGAACGAACTTCGGCACGGTGGCGACCCTCGACTTCAACTCGGTCACGATCCCGGTCGACTCGCAGACCCAGAACACGCTCAGCTTCACCCTGCCGCCAGGCGAAGGATTCGACATTCCGGTGGAAGTGACGGTGGGCGGGCAGACCAGTCCGACCTTCGACTTCGACTACGACCCTCCCACCATCCTGGGCATCAGCCCTGCCACGGGTCCGTCCCCGGTGGCCACCGAGATCACGCTCACCGGTTCGAATTTCGGCCTGAGTCCGACCGTGATCTTCGGAGCCAGTGCCGGCGTGGTGGTTTCCAGCACCCACGAGGAAATCGTCTTCACCCGTCCGCCCGGCGAGGTTGGCAGCCTCGAAGTGGTTGTATCTGCCGCCGGCCAACTCAGTGACCACACGCATTTCCTTTCGACGCCTTTGACGAGCCCGCCGGGATACTACATCGATACGGTCAACGGCCAGATCGTGCCCGCCCCGCCAGGGCGCTACGCTCCGAATCCGGACATGACGACGGCCTTCGACGCACCCCCCGGTCACTACACGCCGGTCCCGGGCATGAGCCAGGCGATTCCGGCAAGTCCCGGCTACTACGTGAACATCATCGGATCTCCCGAGCAGTTCCCTGCACCCGCCGGCACCTATACCGATGCTCCGGGAAGTTTGACCCCGGATCCAGCCGACGCAGGCCACTACACCCCGGTCGACGGCATGCGGGCACAGATTCCGGCCGACCCCGGCTTCTACGTGACGAATTCCGGATCGGATCAGCAAACCCCCGCGCCGGCCGGCAGGTATGCGACGGGCCCCATGGCGACCATCGCCAACCTTGCGGAAGCGGGCACTTACGCTCCGATCGAAGGGATGCGCGACGCGATCCCGGCACCCGCCGGCACCTACGCATCCGCAGCCGGACTCACCAGCGTCTTGCCGGTCCCGCCGGGCTTCGAATCCACCGATGGCGCTTCCCTCACCCCTCTTCCGCAGATCCAGATCGTAGGTGCCGAGAAGCTGACGAGTGGCGACTTCGAACTCACTTTCTCGACCAACACCACCGACAACTACGGGATCTTCTACACCGAAGACCTCGTGAACTTCACCCTGATCCAAACGGTCCCCGGTACCGGGGCCGACGTGCAGGTCGCGGTGACTCCTCCGAACCCGGCCGCCACCCGGCGCTTCTGGGTCGTCGGACCGGTGCAGGTTCCGGCGAACTGA
- a CDS encoding sigma-70 family RNA polymerase sigma factor, which translates to MTPEQEEQFVHLIADHQGVIRSFIISLLPGAPGVDDVIQETNSVIWRKRDSFELGTCFKSWALTVARFQAMSYRTSLRTRRWVTLDENAAELVADEMEDLLSKPGEEGRLAALHCCIGKLKDKERELIQHRYWHKTRLQDFAVSTGHSVGVLKVQLFRIRAALKKCIERELGSDDGPVAT; encoded by the coding sequence ATGACACCCGAGCAGGAGGAACAGTTCGTGCACCTGATTGCCGACCATCAGGGGGTGATCCGCTCGTTCATCATCTCGCTCCTGCCGGGCGCACCCGGGGTCGACGACGTCATCCAGGAAACGAACTCGGTCATCTGGCGCAAACGCGATTCCTTCGAGCTCGGCACGTGCTTCAAGTCATGGGCGCTGACGGTCGCGCGCTTCCAGGCGATGAGTTACCGCACGTCGTTGCGGACGCGGCGGTGGGTGACGCTGGATGAAAATGCCGCGGAACTGGTTGCCGACGAGATGGAGGATCTGCTTTCGAAGCCTGGAGAAGAAGGGCGCCTGGCGGCGCTCCATTGCTGCATCGGGAAATTGAAGGACAAGGAGCGCGAGCTGATCCAGCACCGCTACTGGCACAAGACGCGCCTGCAGGACTTCGCGGTTTCCACCGGCCACTCGGTCGGCGTGCTCAAGGTTCAGCTCTTCCGCATCCGCGCGGCGTTGAAGAAGTGCATCGAACGTGAACTCGGCTCCGACGACGGGCCCGTGGCGACATGA
- a CDS encoding BNR-4 repeat-containing protein — MKNLIFGLGAAGCLTLVSNSQTIYFVDADESNVLIGGAALNPGVNYTVPGRTNGDNLWGYDNDSNFANPTPTGGAVWEGSTNDNVDELSQTITGLTPGAIYVIYALGWTAGSTWDMAAGLTSGSLTDYRDGPAGEYFALGNRFTSYATPVVINQADIFGETKFFSPTIEVGEGNRAAYIVRLGVAVPPPSGEVTGYIDTYAGGERTWFDGLAYEELPPGDDEDGDGLTNSDEVNVHGTDVLNPDTDGDGFDDGTEVAAGKLPTDDTSFPDAAESKTYVDANTGNTTLADGTPYTPEPEGVPSPDNLWELRDSGGAGFGNDGSVYESCGDGGEDAPRLRTTITGLTAYKVYQVYGNFWGPNNATWRFEGSLDNPSGALTRFIGNDGFGSGFTHAPPINIGADGLGSFTDPPLDGHSDVNGFDDNLFFTNNAPNVLIEEGNRDLYLADLGFAFSGAAGEIDVYIDDFAGASSSNRTWYDGVSYIERTLIAGDDEDGDGINNGDELNGSLNGSFGSTPTNPFVADTDGDLISDADEMNAAPPTDPNDVASLPPGTDGDGDNLTAGTEQGLANPTDPTLADTDGDGFTDDEEVAFDPTGAVANDPNLVPDAAESKTYVDAQHTVPGTNGYTTLADGSPFTPEPESPDPAGNDNLWRLRDNAGAGFGNGTVYESNGNGNEDAPRLATVITGLTPNTVYQVYGNFWSAASQSWRLRAGFYDTAGDLEGFVGSHNSPSAMTSASPINRNADGLGSETAAPLDGNADINGFDGNSFFTNTTPLVLIEEGDRDLYEADLGFHVSNGSGEITVFVDDFVNGGGLSRTWYDGVSYIQRPFPIASGDEDGDGLTNDDEINVYGTDPFNANPDGDFWTDDLEVNATYPGDPFDATSYPINVDGLFIDFSSDGQTANFTQQGPEHDLLYQPFLASHEVDSSNQTGTQLIVDRSETFSVPGFTGVPNVTLSVAYTDSSAFTGFPNTIKQMIGREDVDAADYEGNKLELMRDWLGVDPRSGSGGNGDGSLYGPTYLQLTFSGLPAGTYQYRGYHHDTQNIGGDFEILITDPTRAANSLGSFRMTASVAAGTDYQAINPGVGNDPDTLSSTVELLFNSNGVDDVVLVYAVLEDPATFTRSFFGVNAIELTEATDSDGDFIPDSDDPNPGSDDNLIDDDGDNLSNTREWNLGTDFNNPDSDGDGLNDDVETNTNIFVDAGNTGSSPFLADSDGDGASDGDEVSGGFDPNVANVFYIPPAGTEIVSDDGVWTWFNDERAIWHLGKLYTGYVDSNGFPGITQYDPVTMALNRTVLGTPAAQQVDDHNNPSITVRPDGTLLVMYAKHGVEQVYYWRTSLVTEPADIADWGPENASPAQGANVTYNNTFRLSGESDRIYNFSRITNFNPTVSYSDDDGATWTGPIHFIDTGNGGVRPYPQTVSNGTDRIDMIYTDGHPDSVNCSIYHFYYQSGGVTPGDGSVLLSDGTVLDAGSDPKTFADIEGGDPIDHDGDQGDTAGPERGTVVYQYNAAAYGGGDDLDDYLPTGRAWTWDIDYDGGGNPICVFQVQLSNVTGAGGHLGDRIYYYYARWTGTEWQKRLISQGGRPIYSSQRWYGGGITIDPDDPNVVYISSNSVDPTDLTFNGSATGATGDPYLTNTTLNTDDRYEIWRGVTADGGLTFTWEQITVDSDFDNLRPIVPANHGYDRHALWFYGEYNTFQNYSTAVVGLFENVTTELKITDFGFVGGNPANDFYIDVEGGVAGRKVTSSDNLSDPFTDVPTTDDAANRFFISPANRNAIKDFFRVEDQ, encoded by the coding sequence ATGAAAAACCTGATTTTCGGCCTCGGGGCCGCGGGGTGCCTCACCCTCGTCTCGAACAGCCAGACCATTTACTTCGTCGATGCCGACGAGAGCAACGTCCTGATCGGAGGCGCTGCGCTCAACCCCGGCGTCAATTACACCGTCCCTGGCCGCACGAATGGAGACAACCTCTGGGGCTACGACAACGACTCCAACTTCGCCAATCCAACTCCAACCGGTGGGGCGGTTTGGGAAGGCAGCACCAATGACAACGTCGATGAGCTGAGCCAGACGATCACCGGCCTTACGCCCGGCGCGATCTACGTCATCTACGCGCTTGGCTGGACCGCCGGCAGCACCTGGGACATGGCCGCGGGGCTGACCTCGGGGAGCCTGACCGACTATCGCGACGGGCCCGCTGGCGAGTATTTCGCGCTTGGGAACCGCTTTACCTCGTACGCAACACCGGTGGTGATCAACCAGGCCGACATCTTCGGTGAAACGAAGTTCTTCAGTCCGACGATCGAGGTCGGCGAAGGCAACCGTGCGGCCTACATCGTCCGGCTCGGAGTAGCCGTGCCTCCCCCGAGCGGCGAGGTGACCGGCTACATCGACACCTACGCAGGCGGCGAAAGGACCTGGTTCGACGGCCTGGCCTACGAGGAGCTTCCTCCGGGTGACGACGAGGACGGCGACGGCCTGACCAACAGCGACGAGGTCAATGTCCACGGGACTGATGTCCTCAACCCCGACACTGACGGCGACGGCTTCGATGACGGCACCGAAGTGGCCGCTGGCAAACTTCCCACCGACGACACCTCGTTCCCCGACGCCGCGGAGTCGAAGACCTACGTCGACGCCAACACCGGCAACACGACCTTGGCCGACGGCACGCCCTACACGCCGGAACCGGAAGGCGTGCCGAGTCCCGATAACCTCTGGGAACTGCGCGACAGCGGTGGCGCCGGATTCGGCAACGACGGCAGCGTTTACGAATCCTGTGGTGATGGGGGCGAAGACGCGCCTCGACTCCGGACCACAATCACCGGCCTGACCGCCTACAAGGTTTACCAAGTCTACGGAAACTTCTGGGGCCCGAACAACGCGACGTGGCGCTTTGAGGGCAGCCTCGACAATCCATCCGGAGCCCTCACCCGATTCATCGGCAACGACGGCTTCGGGTCGGGATTCACCCACGCGCCGCCGATCAACATCGGGGCGGACGGCCTGGGTTCCTTCACCGATCCGCCGCTTGACGGGCATTCCGATGTGAACGGCTTCGACGACAACCTCTTCTTCACCAACAACGCCCCGAATGTGTTGATCGAGGAGGGCAACCGCGACCTGTATCTGGCCGACCTCGGTTTCGCCTTCAGCGGTGCCGCCGGAGAGATCGATGTCTACATCGACGACTTCGCCGGCGCCAGCAGCTCCAACCGGACTTGGTACGACGGCGTCTCCTACATCGAGCGCACCCTGATCGCCGGAGATGACGAGGATGGCGACGGCATCAACAACGGCGACGAGCTCAACGGCTCGCTGAACGGCTCATTCGGCAGCACGCCGACCAATCCCTTCGTTGCTGACACCGACGGCGACCTGATCAGCGACGCGGATGAAATGAACGCCGCGCCGCCCACGGACCCGAACGATGTCGCCAGCCTTCCACCCGGAACCGACGGCGACGGCGACAACCTGACTGCCGGCACCGAACAGGGACTCGCCAACCCGACCGATCCGACGCTCGCCGACACGGATGGCGACGGCTTCACCGACGATGAGGAGGTCGCCTTCGACCCCACCGGCGCGGTCGCCAATGACCCGAACCTCGTCCCGGACGCCGCCGAGTCGAAGACCTACGTCGATGCCCAGCACACGGTTCCCGGAACGAACGGCTACACCACCCTTGCGGACGGTTCACCCTTCACCCCCGAGCCCGAATCCCCTGACCCGGCCGGCAACGACAACCTCTGGCGGCTCCGCGACAACGCCGGTGCCGGATTCGGCAACGGTACCGTTTACGAGTCGAACGGCAACGGGAACGAGGACGCGCCGCGTCTCGCCACGGTCATCACCGGCCTGACTCCGAATACGGTCTATCAGGTCTACGGCAACTTCTGGAGTGCCGCCAGCCAGTCATGGCGCCTCCGCGCCGGCTTCTACGACACCGCAGGCGATCTCGAAGGCTTCGTGGGCAGCCACAACTCCCCTTCGGCGATGACAAGCGCGTCACCGATCAACCGCAACGCCGACGGCCTCGGGTCCGAAACCGCCGCGCCGCTCGACGGCAATGCCGACATCAACGGATTCGACGGCAATTCCTTTTTCACCAACACCACTCCCCTGGTGCTGATCGAGGAAGGCGACCGCGACCTCTACGAGGCCGACCTCGGCTTCCACGTCAGCAACGGCAGCGGCGAGATCACCGTCTTCGTCGATGACTTCGTCAATGGCGGCGGTTTGAGCCGGACCTGGTACGACGGCGTCAGCTACATCCAGCGTCCTTTCCCGATCGCGAGTGGCGACGAGGACGGCGACGGGCTGACCAACGACGACGAAATCAACGTCTACGGCACCGACCCGTTCAACGCGAACCCGGACGGTGACTTCTGGACCGACGATCTCGAGGTCAATGCCACCTACCCCGGTGATCCATTCGATGCCACGAGCTACCCGATCAACGTCGACGGCCTGTTCATTGATTTCAGCAGTGACGGCCAGACCGCCAACTTCACCCAGCAGGGCCCCGAGCACGACCTGCTCTATCAGCCGTTCCTCGCCAGCCATGAGGTCGACAGCAGCAACCAGACGGGAACCCAGCTCATCGTCGACCGCTCCGAGACCTTCTCCGTGCCCGGCTTCACCGGCGTGCCGAACGTCACGCTGAGTGTGGCCTACACCGACAGCTCCGCCTTCACCGGCTTCCCGAACACGATCAAGCAGATGATCGGCCGGGAAGACGTCGATGCCGCGGACTACGAAGGCAACAAGCTCGAACTGATGCGCGACTGGCTGGGGGTCGACCCCCGGAGCGGCTCGGGCGGCAACGGCGACGGCTCGCTCTACGGGCCCACCTACCTGCAACTCACCTTCAGCGGACTGCCGGCAGGCACTTATCAGTATCGCGGCTACCACCACGACACCCAGAACATCGGCGGTGATTTCGAGATCCTCATCACGGACCCGACCCGTGCCGCGAATTCCCTCGGGTCGTTCCGTATGACCGCGAGTGTGGCCGCAGGCACCGACTACCAGGCGATCAATCCCGGTGTCGGAAACGACCCGGACACCCTGTCGTCCACCGTCGAACTCCTGTTCAACTCCAACGGAGTCGATGACGTGGTGCTGGTCTACGCGGTTCTCGAGGATCCAGCGACCTTTACCCGTTCCTTCTTCGGCGTGAACGCCATCGAGCTAACGGAGGCCACCGACAGCGACGGCGACTTCATCCCGGACAGTGATGACCCGAACCCGGGATCCGACGACAATCTGATCGACGACGACGGTGACAACCTGAGCAACACCCGTGAGTGGAACCTCGGCACCGACTTCAACAACCCGGACTCGGACGGAGACGGCCTGAACGACGACGTCGAAACGAACACCAACATCTTCGTCGACGCCGGCAATACCGGATCGAGCCCGTTCCTGGCCGACTCCGACGGTGACGGCGCCAGCGATGGAGACGAAGTATCGGGAGGCTTCGACCCGAATGTCGCCAACGTCTTCTACATCCCGCCGGCCGGCACCGAGATCGTCTCGGACGACGGCGTCTGGACCTGGTTCAACGACGAGCGCGCCATCTGGCACCTCGGCAAGCTCTACACCGGCTACGTCGACTCCAACGGCTTTCCGGGAATCACCCAGTACGACCCGGTCACCATGGCTCTGAACCGCACCGTGCTCGGAACCCCTGCCGCCCAGCAGGTCGACGACCACAACAACCCGTCGATCACCGTGCGTCCCGACGGAACGCTACTCGTGATGTACGCCAAGCATGGAGTAGAGCAGGTCTACTACTGGCGGACATCGCTGGTCACCGAGCCTGCCGACATCGCCGACTGGGGTCCCGAAAATGCCTCGCCCGCGCAGGGAGCGAACGTGACCTACAACAACACGTTCCGCCTCAGCGGCGAGTCCGACCGGATCTACAACTTCAGCCGGATCACCAACTTCAACCCGACCGTCAGCTACTCGGATGACGACGGCGCGACGTGGACCGGACCGATCCACTTCATCGACACCGGCAACGGCGGCGTGCGGCCTTATCCGCAGACCGTCAGCAACGGCACCGACCGGATCGACATGATCTACACCGACGGCCATCCGGACTCGGTGAACTGCTCGATCTACCACTTCTACTACCAGAGTGGTGGAGTGACCCCGGGGGACGGCAGCGTCCTGCTCAGCGACGGCACCGTGCTCGATGCCGGCAGCGATCCGAAGACCTTCGCCGACATCGAGGGAGGTGACCCGATCGATCATGACGGCGACCAGGGCGACACCGCCGGTCCGGAGCGCGGCACGGTGGTGTATCAATACAACGCCGCGGCCTACGGCGGTGGCGACGACCTCGACGACTACCTGCCGACCGGCCGGGCGTGGACGTGGGACATCGACTACGACGGTGGTGGCAATCCGATCTGCGTCTTCCAGGTGCAGCTCAGCAATGTCACCGGAGCCGGTGGCCACCTCGGCGACCGCATCTACTACTACTACGCCCGTTGGACCGGGACCGAGTGGCAGAAGCGGCTCATCTCACAGGGTGGCCGCCCGATCTACAGCTCGCAGCGCTGGTATGGTGGCGGGATCACGATCGATCCGGATGATCCGAATGTCGTCTACATCTCGTCGAACAGCGTCGACCCGACCGACCTGACCTTCAACGGCAGCGCGACCGGGGCGACGGGCGACCCCTACCTGACCAACACCACCCTGAACACCGATGACCGCTACGAAATCTGGCGCGGTGTCACGGCGGACGGCGGTCTGACCTTCACGTGGGAGCAGATCACGGTCGACTCCGACTTCGACAACCTGCGGCCGATCGTTCCGGCGAATCACGGCTACGACCGCCACGCGCTGTGGTTCTACGGGGAATACAATACGTTCCAGAACTACAGCACCGCGGTCGTCGGCCTGTTCGAAAACGTCACCACCGAACTGAAAATCACCGACTTCGGCTTCGTCGGGGGCAATCCCGCGAACGACTTCTACATCGATGTCGAAGGCGGCGTGGCCGGGCGCAAGGTGACCTCCTCGGACAACCTGAGCGATCCGTTCACCGACGTCCCGACCACCGACGATGCGGCCAACCGGTTCTTCATCAGTCCGGCGAACCGAAACGCGATCAAGGACTTCTTCCGGGTCGAGGACCAGTAG